GTCACTTTTTTCTGTTATTGTTCTGGTATGTTAACGTATGCGAATCACACGACGAACGATTATTATAAAcctgtcattatttatttacttttttcaggACAGGGTATTTATGTAAAATGGTGATCTGGCAACCCCCCCCTTCTCTCGGACCTTTAAAAGTGGGACAGTGCGTCGGGTCCCGGGCTGAAGCCGAGAAGTTTAGATCAACTTTTATCTCTGTTTCCTGGTTCATTTCTTTTGAGGACAGGTTCAGTGGAAGAGAATGGAAATGGACACTGTGTGACCTTACCCGGTCTCTGACGTGGACATGGTCTGAAGACAGATGTCCTATTGGCTTTTCCCTGTAGTCAACTGTAGTGACCTGTCCAGACCATCCAGACATGCAGCAGGAGCATCTCTTCAAGGTCCTGGTTATTGGGGACCTTGGGGTGGGGAAGACCTCCATCATCAAGCGCTTCGTCCACCAGATCTTCTCCCAGCATTACAGGGCCACCATCGGGGTGGACTTTGCGCTGAAGGTTCTGCACTGGGACAGCAAGACGGTGGTCAGGCTGCAGCTGTGGGACATCGCTGGTACGTCTGTTCCGACTTTATTACATTCTGTTAAATAATCCACAGATCATCTACAGAACAGGGATGAGCGGCAGGGCATAATTATCTGTGCTTTATTAGAATAATGAGTGTCATTCCAGGACAGGAGCGCTATGGCAACATGACACGGGTTTACTACAGGGAGGCGGTGGGGGCGCTGCTGGTCTTCGATGTCACCCGGGCTGCCACCTTTGATGCGGTACTCAAGTGGAAGGAGGACCTGGACACCAAGATCACCCTGAGCAGTAGAAAAGTGGTCCCCGCCGTCCTCCTGGCCAACAAATGCGACCTGCTGGGTCTCCCCGCGCCCCTGCCCAAACTGGACGCCTTCTGCAAGGAGAACGGCTTCGTGGGCTGGTACGAAACCTCGGCGAAGGTGAGACGGAGATACCTCGAGATTGCAGGCATAATGAAGTGGTGGCAGAACCCTGCCAAATTTCCGGGTGTGTGTAAATAAGAGCTCAGGAAGCAGGAGCTCTGACACGCTGCCTCTAATGAATCCCAcggtggtgggggtgtttggCGTGAAGGTGTGAAGCTGCAGAGCCTCAGTCATGCTGCGGTCAACCCAGGTTGGTGTAGGATGAAGCTGCTTCATTTTATCCTCTGGTCTGTTTCTCAGGACAACACCAACATCGACAGCGCCGTGCGGTGCCTGGTGGAGCACATCCTGGTCCACGAGGAGAGCGCCGCAGGTGATGCCGACCCGGACGTGGTGGCCCTAGCCGGACACGGCCCCAGTAGAAAGCACATGAGGCCTAGATGCTCCACCTGCACCACACCGTGAAGCACCATGAAAACACGGTGGATtgcaggagatggaggaggaccAAAAAAGTCGATCTTTGTATCTtctcatataaataaatgtactatgtattatgtatttactTCCATCTTCAGATATATTTTGGACATATTTGAgatatttttaaatatcatatAGGATCGAGTATTTAAATACTGTTAGGATGTCAGCTAAAGACCAAACCGAAACCCTTACCTGGACGTGTGCGATAGACGTGGTAGTCAGCATGTGTGAAATCTAGATCTACCTCCAAAGGCCAAACTGGGGAAGATCCACAACCATAAACCAGCCAGCCccctcagcttctcctccacttcttttcTGGCCCAGCTTGCAGACCTGGAAGCAAGCTGGTGCCCCTTGTGGATGGGATGTGATTGTGAAAGAATTCTGTCTAGCTAGATGTATACTCCACATCCTAACAATATTTTGATGTCTGCTTTATTTATTCGGAATGTGAATATAATGATGTTTGaggctgaataaaaatgaattcaacATATTATCTGAAGTCTCATGTGAAAACTGATTTCAGCGTCGAATCAGTTTAGTAATACTGATtcaactgcagcacagcacacagtgaaacatgtcctctgcttttgtagTGTAGTGCAATACTGAAATGTAATAGtttaatgtaatagtgtagtgtaacagtgtagtgtaggttaatgctgtaatgtaatagtgtagtgtaacagtgtagtgtaatgcagtgtaatgtaatagtgtagtgtaacagggTAATGTaacagtgtagtgtaacagtgtaatgtaatagtgtagtgcaACAGTGTAGTGTattagtgtagtgtaacagtgtaatgtaataaagtGGTGTAACAGTATAGTGtaatgtaacagtgtaatgtaatagtgtagtgtaacagtgtaatgtaatagtgtactgtaacagtgtagtgtagtttaatgctgtaatgtaatagtgtagtgtaacagtgtaatttaatagtgtaatgtaatagtgtagtgtagtgtagtttaATGCTGTAATAtaatagtgtaatgtaatagtgtagtgtaacagtgtaatgtaatagtgtaatgtaatgtgtagtgtaacagtgtagtgtaatgcagtgtaatgtaatagtgtagtgtaacagtgtaatgtaatagtgtagtgtaacagtgtagtgtaacagtgtaatgtaacagtgtaatgtaatagtgtaatgtaacagtgtaatgtaatagtgtaatgtaatagtgtagtgtaacagtgtaatgtaatagtgtactgtaacagtgtagtgtagtttaatgctgtaatgtaatagtgtagtgtaacagtgtaatttaatagtgtaatgtaatagtgtagtgtagtgtagtttaATGCTGTAATAtaatagtgtaatgtaatagtgtagtgtaacagtgtaatgtaatgcagtgtaatgtaatagtgtagtgtaacagtgtaatgtaatagtgtagtgtaacagtgtagtgtaacagtgtaatgtaacagtgtaatgtaatgcagtgtaatgtaatagtgtagtgtaacagtgtaatgtaatagtgtagtgtaacagtgtaatgtaatgcagtgtaatgtaatagtgtagtgtaacagtgtaatgtaatagtgtaatgTAACAGTGTAATTGTAATAGTGTAagatgtaatagtgtagtgtaacagtgtaatgtaatagtgtagtgtaacagtgtagtgtagttttaatgctgtaatgtaatagtgtagtgtaacagtgtaatttatattgtaatgtaatagtgtagtgtagtgtagtttaATGCGTAATAtaatagtgtaatgtaatagtgtagtgtaacatgtaatgtaatagtgtaatgtaatagtgtagtgtaacagtgtagtgtaatgcagtgtaatgtaatagtgtagtgtaacagtgtaatgtaatagtgtagtgtaacagtgtagtgtaacagtgtaatgtaacagtgtaatgtaatgcagtgtaatgtaatagtgtagtgtaacagtgtaatgtaatagtgtagtgtaacagtgtaatgtaatgcagtgtaatgtaatagtgtagtgtaacagtgtaatgtaatagtgtaatgtaacagtgtaatgtaatagtgtaatgtaatagtgtagtgtaacagtgtaatgtaatagtgtagtgtaacagtgtagtgtagtttaatgctgtaatgtaatagtgtagtgtaacagtgtaatttaatagtgtaatgtaatagtgtagtgtagtgtagtttaATGCTGTAATAtaatagtgtaatgtaatagtgtgtgtgtaacagtgtaatgtaatagtgtaatgtaatagtgtagtgtaacagtgtagtgTAATGCAGTgtatgtaatagtgtagtgtaacagtgtaatgtaatagtgtagttaACAGTGTAGGGTAACCTTATGTAACATGGAAAGTAAGCAGTGTATGATAGTGTAGTGTAacgtgtaatgtaatagtgtagtggaACAGTGTAGTGTaatgcagtgtaatgtaatagtgtagtgtaacagtgtaatgtaatagtgtaatgtaacagtgtaatgtaacagtgtaatgtaatagtgtagtgtaacagtgtaatgtaacagtgtaatgtaatgcagtgtaatgtaatagtgtagtgtaacagtgtaatgtaatagtgtagtgtaacagtgtaatgtatgcgtgtaatgtaatagtgtagtgtaacagtgtaatgtatagtgtaatgtaacagtgtaatgtaacagtgtaatgtaatagtgtagtgtaacagtgtaatgtaatagtgtaatgtaacagtgtaatgtaatagtgtatgtaatagtgtagtgtaacagtgtaatgtaatagtgtagtgtaacagtgatTGGAGTTTAAAATGCTGTAaggtaatagtgtagtgtaacagtgtaatttAATAgttaatgtaatagtgtagtgtagtgtagtttaATGCTGTAATATATAGTGTAatgtatagtgtagtgtaacagtgtaatgtaatagtgtaatgtcatagtgtagtgtaacagtgtattTAATGCAGTGTAattaatagtgtagtgtaacagtgtcatgtaatagtgtagtgtaacagtgtagtgTAACGTGTAATGTAACAGTGTACTGTatgcagtgtaatgtaatagtgtagttaACAGTGTAATGTAGATAGtggtagtgtaacagtgtaatgtaatgcagtgtaatgtaatagtgtagtgaaCAGTGTAATGTATAGTGTAATGTACAGTGtaatgtaacagtgtaatgtaatagtgtagtgtaacagtgtagtgtaacagtgtaatgtaatgcagtgtaatgtaatgtaaacgcACGTCTGTGAATAATCGAGTTGATTATCCTGTTATGAATATCTTCTGCTTTAAGGTtgtcttctgctgcagatcatCTCCTCCCGTCTCGTTGTGGCTTCTCTGCTTTCTTCTTCCTTCCACATCTGAGCTCCGGCTGGTGCCGGTTCCACCTTAAGTTGCCCACCGAGGAGCGGATCCCCCGAACGCGCTGCCATCTCCCTCTCCGGTCACCTGATCCTGATCCTCATCCGGCCATTTTAAACGCTGTCAGGAGGACGAGCTGCCGAGAAGCGGCTCCAGTAATGCGGACCTAAAGCCGCATCAGACCCGGAGCGCTGGACCGGAGCGGCTGGCGGGTTCTGATCTGAGACCGAAAAGAAGCTGATATCGGAACAGATCTGGTTATTCGGGGCGCGCATGATCGATTATCGGCGCTCCAGCAGCTGCATGGTTAACCGGCACCGCCAGCGACGCGCTGCGCGTCCGTAGCTCCGAATCGCGGTCTGATCGGATCGGATCCCTCCTCGCACGGACCTCCACGGGACATCCATGTCGGGACCTCTGGCCAGGGAGCGGGCCGGCGTGGCCGGAGCCGCGGTCAGCAGGGCCGTGGTCCGGGCCACGGCGCAGGATCCGGCGCGGCCAGCAGGAAGCATCTGGACTGTAGGTCGGGGCCGCCGGTGGTCCTGAATGCGACGCGAtgtcgatgatgatgatgatgatatgaaTTTATTCTCAGGGCCCCACGGAGGCGGCGGTTTTAATGTTGCGTGATTATTAAAAAccgatataataaaaaaaaaaaaaaaacgacgcgCGACGCATCAGCACAATGGCATGCAAAAATTTAACCTTCAACACAAACAAGAGATGTTTCATCTCATCATCGACCTGATGGTGCAGTTTGTGGTGGAGAATCTTTCAGTCCTGTTCACACTCATCCTCACAGCCAATAAAGTCACACCTGCAGATGTAGCAGATGATTCGTGTCTTtacagcgagtgtgtgtgtgtgtgtgtgtgtgtgtgtgtgtgtgtgtgtgtgtgtgtttcagacctGGTGCACTGCACCCACGAGATAAACGTGAGCATCCCTCACCTGGCGGACGCCTTGTTGGAGCGGACGGCCAGTCAGAGCTGGATGGTGGTGTTTAAAGCCCTCATCGCCACACACCACCTGATGATGTATGGCAGTGAGGTAGGACGGGCCTCAACTGCTACCATCTTCCATCTGCTCCATCTTCTGCTCCACCAGAAAGCCAATCCAGCTGCAGAAGCTGATCCTGCACCCCATCACAACCTCCTCCATTCAGAAGCAGTTAAGAACGTCACAAACCATTATTATCCTCTGATTCCCCTCTGTTTTGCAGAGGTTCATCAAGCACTTGTCCTCCAGGAGCTCGCTCTTTAACATCAACACGTTCCTGGAGAAAGGACAGTTCCAGGGTAGGTCCCCTGTTCACTATCGCCATCACTGTAGCAGCTCACTACAGTATGATGTCGTGATTGTCGTGTCTTCCATGCTTTGCAGGTTATGACGCGTCCATCTTCATGAGGTGCTACAGCAGGTATCTGAATGAAAAAGCCCTGTCCTACAGACTGGTGTCCTGGACCTCACCAAAGTGAAGAGGGTGAGAGTTGTGGTCTGGGGTCAGACGTGTGTCCAGATATGATGGACAGTGTGGTCAGGGTTGTCCGGGTCTCCGTTTCCCAGGAGCGATGGAGTCATGCGCACCATGAGTGTAGAGAAGCTCCTGAAGACGCTGCCCATTGTTCAGTCCCAGCTGGACGCCCTGCTGGACTTCGAGGTGATTAGAACATTATCATCTAAAACATAAACTGTATTAATTAGCGTTTGCCAGGTTATGTAGATCAGGGCTCTGAAGATCTCATCCATCTCCACAGGTCACCCCCAGTGACCTGACCAGCGGGGTCGTCCACGATGCCTTCATGCTGCTCTTCAGGGACTCAGTCCGTCTCTTTGCTGCCTATAACGAAGGCGTGATCAACCTTCTGGGTAATGAGTCCAGCCAGAGTCCGTTTATTCTGCTCTGAGGGAAATTCATCACGTTCTCCTGTTCCACAGAGAAGTATTTCGACATGAAGAAGAGCCAGTGCACCGAGGCTCTGGAGATATATACCCAGTTCCTCAGCAGGATGACCAGGCTGTCCGAGTTCCTCAAGGTGTCTGAGGTAGAGTTCTCCAGAGTTCCTTCCCCCCTCCAGCCCCCAGAGTTCCAGAGCCGCGGTCCTGCATGTAGAAGGCCATTCAGCTGCAGAGCGTGGAGGACGTTCATCCTCTCCGGGCGGGGGATGGGAATGGTGCCCTTCTATCCAAAAACTGACTAAAGTTGACTTTTACCGCACATTCATCCAGCTGCATTACGATGTGTGTTCATCTGTGTCTTCTCTGTGTCTCCCCAAAGTCAACATTAGTCGTGTTCGTCTTTGGATGTCCCATCGACTACGATCTCCGCAGATCTGTTCCAACATCCACATGAAACACGCCGTATCCGTGTGTAGCACCGCCATCCacaagccacgcccactcctcCTCTCTGTCTAACAGCCACTGCATGGAGAAGtgaatcattttcttttgttcttcttcttcttcttcttcttcctcctcccctcatgttttttttacatttctttctttcttgatttGGGtttcctccctctcctcttttTGTGTCACAGCGAGGAATTGATCAGGTTGACAACCAGATCTCTCACAGGTTAGTGGCACATTCCACCTCGACCTCTCTCACCCCACATCTCCATCTCCCTGCCCCGCTGACTCCGCCCCTGCCACGCCCTCAGAAACCTCACCCCGCCCCTGAGCAGCCAGTTAGTCTGTGTGTGGCCATGCCTGTTAGAGGCGGTGCGTTTCCGCGGCGCCCTGTACTGCATTGCTCTGATGAAGCTCCGCCCATTGTCGGCACCGTGGCGGTGCAGCCGCCCGCCTCCATCACAGGGTGCAGTACGGGCGCGGCGCCATTTCTCAGACAACCTGGACAACTAGTGCTGAAGAGGAGAGTTGCTGCTGGCCTCTGTGCGTTCAGGGTCACCAGGGGTCACCAGGGGTCACCAGGGGTCTGGTAGCCTCGATCAGTTTAAACCGGAGGCGGGACGTTTAGTTCTACCAGGCAGATCCTCCGTCCAATTGGTTCTGTACAAACACGCCAGCCGAGTTTTAAAGAGGAGGAGCTGCCTGGTCGAACTGAAAGGCCTGCAGTTTCTCATCAAGTTCATTCCGGAAAGCCAGAGATACGGAGCGGGTTCTCTGCCCCCGAAGAACGTTCTGGTTGCCCTCCACCTTCCTGATCTCACTCCTGTCTCGCAGAACACACTTACAAATGGACAATTGGCCATGACACAGCCGCTAAAGCAAATGTTGCATGAGCGTGTGAGACCGGTTCTTGCAGACAGCATGCAGACTGCATTCTGCTTCCTCCTAGAATGCACTTCATTAGCAAGATCCGGGAGGCATAAGACATGGGACGTTTGTCTTCTTCTGATTAACCTGCGTTGGCTTCCATCTTACAGCAAACCACAGCAGGCGGACTCTCACGCGACCCAGAGTTCTAACCCTCGCCTGTAGAACTGTGGTTGCTACAACATGGAATCCAAGGGTTAATGTCCCGCTGTGTCCGTTTTCCTCTGTGCACTACTACATATGAGCTAGAACCTCCCATCCTGGTGGAGAAAAGCCAGGCAGGGCCGAGCCGAATATTTAGTGAGTGCACATGCGTGTGTTTCCGTGCAGACGTCTCCATGTTTTTGGCGggttccctcctcctcctcgcttaTGTTCTCTCTATACAAGACACCATGTTCTCTGGTGGCTTTGGTGATGTTGTGTCTTCTTTAAAGGCGCCCAGCACCCTGTCTGAAGCCCTGCAGCACCACCTGGTCTCTCTGGAAAAGAGGAGAGCGAAGGAGAGCAGCTCCTGCAGCAGGTAGAACCACCACCTGCCACGGCACTCAAGCCTCCACCCAACTACATCACTCCAATCACCACCAACATGCCACTCATACCTTCACCCAACTACATCACTCCAATCACCACCAACATGCCACTCATACCTACACCCAACTACATCACTCCAATCACCACCAACATGTCACTCCAATCACCACCAATATGCCACTCATACCTACACCCAACTACATCACTCCAATCACCACCAACATGTCACTCCAATCACCACCAACATGCCACTCATACCTACACCCAACTACATCACTCCAATCACCACCAACATGCCACTCATACCTACACCCAACTTCATCACTCCAATCACCACAAACATGCCAGTCATACCTACACCCAACTACATCACTCCAATCACCACCAACATGCCACTCATACCTACACCCAACTTCATCACTCCAATCACCACCAACATGTCACTCCAATCACCACCAATATGCCACTCATACCTTCACCCAACTACATCACTCCAATCACCACCAACATGTCACTCCAATCACCACCAATATGCCACTCATACCTACACCCAACTTCATCACTCCAATCACCACAAACATGCCAGTCATACCTACACCCAACTACATCACTCCAATCACCACCAACATGTCACTCAAGCCTCCACCCAACTACATCACTCCAATCACCACCAACATGTCACTCAAGCCTCCACCCAACTACATCACTCCAATCACCACAAACATGCCACTCATACCTACACCCAACTTCATCACTCCAATCACCACCAACATGTCACTCAAGCCTCCACCCAACTACATCACTCCAATCACCACCAACATGTCACTCAAGCCTCCACCCAACTACATCACTCCAATCACCACCAACATGTCACTCAAGCCTCCACCCAACTACATCACTCCAATCACCACCAACATGACACTCAAGCCTCCACCCAACAACAATCACCAAACCTCCACCTCTGGTTGCTTTTTTAGCTCCAACTTGAGCTGCACTGAGGAGACACAGAGAGGAGCTGATGCAGAGAAGGACAAAATCGTGCTGATGAAGGTGCGAGGACACATGTGAGCATTTGGTCAGTTTAGTCAGTCTGTGTATTtgactctgtgtgtatgtgtgtgtggctgattAGGATCAGCATCTGAGAGACAGCAGCATCCAGACACCAGCAGTATCTCCGGTGGGACATTCAgttggcagcagcagcagcagcagcagcacttcTGATCAGATGCCCACTCTCTCCAACACAAATGGGTAACActggactcacacacacacacagacacacacacacaccaaacactgaACTGAGTATCAATGGTGCATCTCTGTTCCCCTCTCAGTATCATGAGCAGCTTCACCAATGGACACTTCGAGCAGCTGAGTCTGGGACTGTCAGCCCCGCCCACCAACCATCAGCCCAACAGCAGCGCCTGgggaggtacacacacacacacacacacacacgcacatacgcaCAAACATGCACGCTCATacgcacacatatgcacacatacacagacacatgcacatacacacacgcacgcacactaacgcataacacacacacgcacatcacacatgccacacacgcacgcataacacacacacacacacgcacatacgcaCAAACATGCACGCTCATacgcacacatatgcacacatacacagacacatgcacatacacacacgcacgcacactaacgcataacacacacgcacgcacacatgcacacacacttacgcataacacacacacacacacgcacatacgcaCAAACATGCACGCTCATacgcacacatatgcacacataacacacatgcacatacacacacgcacgcacactaaCGCATaacacaccacacgcacacacacatgccacacacacgcacgcataacacacacacacacacgcacatacgcaCAAACATGCACGCTCATacgcacacatatgcacacatacacagacacatgcacatacacacacgcacgcacactaacgcataacacacacgcacacacatgcacacacacttacgcataacacacacacacacacacgcacatacgcaCAAACATGCACGCTCATacgcacacatatgcacacatacacagacacatgcacatacacacacgcacgcacactaacgcataacacacacacgcacgcacacatgcacacacacgcacgcataacacacacacacacacgcacatacgcaCAAACATGCACGCTCATacgcacacatatgcacacatacacagacacatgcacatacacacacgcacgcacactaacgcataacacacacgcacgcacacatgcacacacacttacgcataacacacaccacacacacacgcatacgcACAAACATGCACGCTCATacgcacacatatgcacacatacacagacacatgcacatacacacacgcacgcacactaacgcataacacacacacgcacgcacacatgcacacacacttacgcataacacacacacacacacacgcacatacgcaCAAACATGCACGCTCATacgcacacatatgcacacatacacagacacatgcacacacacacgcacgcacactaacgcataacacacacacacacgcacacatgcacacacacgcacgcacacacacgcacgcataacacacatgcataacacacacacacgcacacacacagtgttactGTTCCATCTCTGGTTGTGTTGGACTgactctcctcctccctctgtctctatCTGTCTTGTTCTTCTGGACGTGTTCTGGTGAGTCGCCTTCGTTTCGAACCGCTTTGTTCTTTCCACTTGATGTGACTGTCACCGTCATGAAAGTTAAATCAGGATTTTCACTCTCGCTGCTGTAAGGTTCTCTGCAGGGTCATTTCTGAAGCCACCGCCACTGACAGGACAAGTCCCCAACACGGGGATCCACGTCTCACTGCACACCGGGGCCAAGCTGCTGGGTGGAGATCTGGACTCGTCTCTGGCCAGCCTTGTGGGCAGTAGGTGTTCCTCCTTCCTCCGGTGTTTCTTCTGCGGTGTGGCTGctgaatca
This is a stretch of genomic DNA from Denticeps clupeoides unplaced genomic scaffold, fDenClu1.1, whole genome shotgun sequence. It encodes these proteins:
- the LOC114780421 gene encoding ras-related protein Rab-38-like: MQQEHLFKVLVIGDLGVGKTSIIKRFVHQIFSQHYRATIGVDFALKVLHWDSKTVVRLQLWDIAGQERYGNMTRVYYREAVGALLVFDVTRAATFDAVLKWKEDLDTKITLSSRKVVPAVLLANKCDLLGLPAPLPKLDAFCKENGFVGWYETSAKDNTNIDSAVRCLVEHILVHEESAAGDADPDVVALAGHGPSRKHMRPRCSTCTTP